A single Paraburkholderia sp. D15 DNA region contains:
- the shc gene encoding squalene--hopene cyclase, protein MNDLTQAQPLDAVLPETADVADATGTTVHAAPAAAASDATSGFTPDASLDAAITRATDAILAAQNPDGHWVYELEADATIPAEYVLLVHYLGETPNLELERKIGRYLRRIQLADGGWPLFTDGALDISASVKAYFALKMIGDPVDAEHMVRAREAILAHGGAETVNVFTRILLALFGVVSWRAVPMMPVEITLLPEWFPFHLSKVSYWARTVIVPLLVLNAKRPVARNPRRVRIDELFRGAPVNVGPRDRAPHQHLGWFRFFSGVDVLLRAVDGLFPKATRERAVRSAVAFVDERLNGEDGLGAIFPAMANSVMMYDVLGYPADHPNRAIARQSIEKLLVIKDDEAYCQPCLSPVWDTSLVAHALLETGEARAEQAVERGLEWLRPLQILDVRGDWISRRPNVRPGGWAFQYNNAHYPDVDDTAVVAMAMHRSAALTQSDTYRDSIARAREWVVGMQSSDGGWGAFEPENTQYYLNNIPFSDHGALLDPPTADVSGRCLSMLAQLGELPQGSEPAQRAFAYMLKEQESDGSWYGRWGLNYIYGTWTALCSLNAAGLPHDDPRMKRAAQWLLSIQNEDGGWGEGGESYKLDYRGYERAPSTASQTAWALMGLMAAGEVNHEAVARGVAYLQREQQAHGLWDETRFTATGFPRVFYLRYHGYRKFFPLWALARFRHLKRNGLTRVAVGM, encoded by the coding sequence ATGAACGATCTCACTCAAGCCCAGCCGCTGGACGCCGTCCTGCCCGAAACCGCCGACGTCGCCGACGCGACCGGCACGACGGTTCATGCCGCGCCTGCCGCGGCGGCATCTGACGCAACCTCCGGCTTCACGCCCGACGCGTCGCTCGACGCCGCGATCACGCGCGCGACCGACGCGATTCTCGCCGCGCAGAATCCGGACGGCCACTGGGTCTACGAACTCGAAGCCGACGCGACGATTCCCGCCGAATACGTGCTGCTGGTCCACTACCTCGGCGAGACGCCGAATCTGGAACTGGAGCGGAAGATCGGCCGCTATCTGCGCCGCATCCAGCTGGCGGACGGCGGCTGGCCGCTCTTCACCGACGGCGCGCTCGACATCAGCGCCAGCGTGAAGGCGTACTTCGCGCTGAAGATGATCGGCGATCCGGTCGACGCCGAGCACATGGTCCGCGCGCGCGAGGCGATTCTCGCCCACGGCGGCGCCGAAACCGTCAACGTGTTCACGCGGATTCTGCTCGCGCTGTTCGGCGTGGTGTCGTGGCGCGCGGTGCCGATGATGCCGGTCGAGATCACGCTGCTGCCCGAGTGGTTTCCGTTCCATCTGTCGAAGGTGTCGTACTGGGCGCGTACCGTGATCGTGCCGCTGCTGGTGCTCAACGCGAAGCGGCCGGTGGCGCGCAATCCGCGTCGTGTGCGGATCGACGAGCTGTTCCGCGGCGCGCCGGTCAACGTCGGCCCGCGCGATCGGGCGCCGCATCAGCATCTCGGCTGGTTCCGCTTTTTCAGCGGCGTGGACGTGCTGCTGCGCGCCGTCGACGGTCTGTTCCCGAAGGCCACGCGCGAGCGCGCGGTGCGCTCGGCGGTCGCTTTCGTCGATGAGCGTCTGAACGGCGAAGACGGCCTCGGCGCGATTTTCCCCGCGATGGCCAATTCGGTGATGATGTACGACGTGCTCGGCTATCCGGCCGATCATCCGAACCGCGCGATCGCGCGCCAGTCGATCGAAAAGCTGCTCGTTATCAAGGATGACGAAGCGTACTGCCAGCCTTGCCTGTCGCCGGTGTGGGACACCTCGCTGGTGGCGCACGCGCTGCTCGAAACGGGCGAAGCGCGCGCCGAACAGGCGGTCGAACGCGGGCTCGAATGGCTGCGTCCGCTGCAGATTCTCGACGTGCGCGGCGACTGGATCTCGCGCCGTCCGAACGTGCGGCCGGGCGGCTGGGCGTTCCAGTACAACAACGCGCACTATCCGGACGTCGACGATACGGCGGTGGTCGCGATGGCGATGCATCGCTCGGCGGCGCTGACGCAATCGGATACGTACCGTGACTCGATCGCGCGCGCACGCGAGTGGGTGGTCGGCATGCAGAGCAGCGACGGCGGCTGGGGCGCGTTCGAACCGGAAAACACGCAGTACTACCTGAACAACATTCCGTTCTCCGATCATGGCGCGCTGCTCGATCCACCGACCGCGGACGTTTCGGGCCGCTGCCTGTCGATGCTCGCGCAGCTCGGCGAACTGCCGCAGGGCAGCGAGCCGGCGCAACGCGCGTTCGCGTACATGCTGAAGGAGCAGGAATCGGACGGCAGCTGGTATGGCCGCTGGGGCCTGAATTACATCTACGGCACGTGGACCGCGCTGTGTTCGCTGAACGCGGCCGGCTTGCCGCACGACGACCCGCGCATGAAGCGCGCCGCGCAGTGGCTGCTGTCGATCCAGAACGAGGATGGCGGCTGGGGCGAAGGCGGCGAGAGCTACAAGCTCGACTATCGCGGCTATGAGCGCGCGCCGAGTACCGCTTCGCAGACCGCATGGGCGCTGATGGGACTGATGGCGGCCGGCGAGGTCAATCACGAGGCGGTGGCGCGCGGCGTCGCGTATTTGCAGCGCGAACAGCAGGCGCATGGTTTGTGGGACGAAACGCGCTTCACCGCGACGGGCTTCCCGCGCGTGTTCTATCTGCGCTACCACGGCTATCGCAAGTTCTTTCCGCTGTGGGCGCTGGCGCGCTTCCGGCATCTGAAGCGCAACGGGCTCACGCGCGTCGCGGTCGGGATGTAA
- a CDS encoding phosphorylase, which produces MPLSTMPSAQDGHGGLPVIVVTGMAFEARIARGPGVDVVHAARADLLTRALDAAVARGCAGIVSFGTAGGLAPDLEPGAVIVADAVEGPSGRIETDRAWADRLAAALSAGTLKAPLRRGPMAAVAAPLVSASDKNALHRLNGALAVDMESHIAGATAAAHGVPFAVCRAIVDPAWRTLPSAATAGLRDDGSTAIGPILRELLRQPSQLGGLIQVAVDARAARLSLVHARRAIEEAGAWRMGAVG; this is translated from the coding sequence ATGCCGCTTTCGACGATGCCGTCCGCCCAGGACGGCCATGGCGGCTTGCCGGTGATCGTGGTGACAGGCATGGCGTTCGAGGCGCGCATCGCGCGCGGGCCGGGCGTCGACGTGGTGCACGCGGCGCGCGCCGATCTGCTGACGCGCGCGCTGGATGCGGCGGTGGCGCGCGGCTGCGCGGGTATCGTGAGTTTCGGGACGGCGGGCGGGTTGGCGCCGGACCTGGAGCCGGGCGCGGTGATCGTCGCGGATGCGGTCGAGGGGCCGTCGGGGCGTATCGAGACCGATCGCGCATGGGCGGACCGGCTTGCGGCCGCGCTGTCGGCGGGGACGCTGAAGGCGCCGCTGCGGCGCGGGCCGATGGCGGCGGTGGCTGCGCCGTTGGTTAGCGCGTCGGACAAGAACGCGCTGCACCGGTTGAACGGTGCGTTGGCGGTCGATATGGAATCGCATATCGCCGGCGCGACGGCTGCCGCGCATGGCGTGCCGTTCGCGGTGTGCCGCGCGATCGTCGATCCGGCGTGGCGTACGTTGCCATCGGCTGCAACAGCCGGTCTGCGCGACGATGGGAGTACCGCGATCGGGCCCATTCTGCGCGAACTGTTGCGGCAGCCTTCGCAGCTTGGCGGACTGATTCAGGTGGCCGTCGATGCGCGAGCGGCGCGGTTGTCACTGGTTCACGCGCGGCGGGCGATCGAAGAGGCTGGGGCTTGGCGGATGGGCGCGGTGGGTTGA
- a CDS encoding hotdog domain-containing protein encodes MNFHTRKWVKPEDLNPNGTLFGGSLLRWIDEEAAIYAICQLDNQRVVTKFMSEINFVSSARQGDIIELGMTATHFGRTSITLRCEVRNKITRKSILTVEKMVFVNLDQNGEPAPHGRTQIRYADEAFAHYRENSRPVPQTAAVVDEELVAARGEVESLH; translated from the coding sequence ATGAATTTCCACACCAGAAAGTGGGTCAAGCCCGAAGATCTGAACCCGAACGGCACGCTGTTCGGTGGCAGCCTGCTGCGTTGGATCGACGAAGAAGCCGCGATTTACGCGATCTGCCAGTTGGACAACCAGCGGGTCGTGACCAAGTTCATGTCCGAGATCAATTTCGTCAGCTCGGCACGTCAGGGCGACATCATCGAACTGGGCATGACCGCCACGCATTTTGGCCGCACGTCGATTACCTTGCGCTGCGAAGTGCGCAACAAGATCACGCGCAAAAGCATCCTGACCGTCGAAAAGATGGTGTTCGTCAATCTGGATCAAAACGGCGAGCCGGCGCCCCACGGCCGCACTCAAATCCGTTACGCGGATGAGGCGTTCGCGCACTATCGCGAGAATTCACGACCGGTTCCGCAAACGGCGGCGGTTGTTGACGAGGAGTTGGTTGCGGCGCGTGGCGAGGTGGAGAGTTTGCATTGA
- a CDS encoding anti-phage dCTP deaminase, with product MKSNLAVVAAQPGRGKRERLGDQATIDQSRTPEIVIALCGPMGTPLHEVAQMFRALLQETDYAYSKVDIIRLSNEICRLSGLTRENCSTRELIDAGNKLRELHGNAILARVAIQQIALEREKINENAKDEKRHQPLLFPNHDLDRDVIRPTISEKRCHIIDSIKHIDELRLLRSVYGDMLHVVGVYTPIELRVEKLARRAARGDDVYELIDRDSGEEHDYGQRVQDTFPLCDFFLRADKNTDSQIRARGKRFLDLMLGTKIMTPTVHERAMYAAYSAARNSACLSRQVGAALTNKKGSVISIGWNDVPRPFGGLYETLDVNDSSDGDHRCWNVEGGRCFNDSEKSAIAEAVVSKMVDNKIIEPEKRDEAYKLMRHDTQLKSLIEFSRAVHAEMHALLSAGAAHGSEVLGGKLFVTTYPCHSCARHIVAAGIEEVYFLEPYRKSLATKLHSDAITDRETDHAKVRIVPFDGVAPSRFLKFFSSHETGRKDSSTGEMKIRAAYPVTAITLEAIPTLEALAVRELQSSGTDGEMPSVSERLAPEMAGSDTHQPEGG from the coding sequence GTGAAAAGTAACCTTGCTGTTGTCGCTGCACAACCGGGCCGAGGTAAGCGTGAGCGTCTCGGCGACCAGGCGACTATAGATCAATCGCGTACGCCGGAAATCGTCATCGCTCTTTGTGGGCCGATGGGCACGCCATTGCATGAAGTCGCGCAAATGTTCAGGGCGCTTCTGCAGGAGACAGATTACGCGTACAGCAAGGTCGACATTATTCGGCTCAGCAATGAGATCTGTCGTTTGTCGGGCCTGACGCGAGAAAATTGCTCGACACGCGAGTTGATCGATGCGGGCAATAAGCTTCGCGAACTCCACGGGAATGCAATCCTCGCTCGCGTCGCTATCCAGCAAATTGCATTGGAGCGGGAAAAGATCAACGAGAACGCGAAGGATGAGAAGCGCCACCAGCCGCTTCTGTTTCCCAACCACGATCTCGACCGCGATGTGATCCGCCCGACTATTTCGGAAAAGCGCTGCCACATCATCGATTCCATCAAGCACATCGATGAACTGCGGCTGTTACGGTCCGTCTACGGCGATATGCTCCACGTTGTCGGTGTCTATACCCCGATAGAGCTGCGCGTGGAGAAACTGGCGAGGCGCGCGGCGCGCGGTGACGATGTCTACGAGCTTATCGACCGCGACTCCGGCGAAGAACATGACTACGGACAGCGTGTACAAGACACCTTCCCGTTATGTGACTTCTTTTTACGCGCTGACAAGAACACAGATTCACAAATACGTGCACGCGGGAAGCGTTTTCTGGATTTGATGCTTGGAACGAAAATCATGACGCCGACCGTGCATGAGCGGGCGATGTACGCGGCGTACTCGGCTGCGCGCAATTCCGCTTGCTTATCCCGGCAAGTCGGCGCGGCCCTGACGAATAAAAAAGGAAGCGTCATTTCTATCGGATGGAATGACGTGCCACGTCCGTTTGGCGGCCTCTATGAGACGCTGGACGTCAACGACTCGTCTGATGGAGACCATCGTTGCTGGAACGTCGAGGGTGGCCGCTGCTTTAACGACAGTGAGAAATCCGCGATTGCCGAGGCCGTCGTCAGCAAGATGGTCGACAACAAAATTATCGAGCCGGAAAAGCGCGACGAGGCCTACAAACTCATGCGCCACGACACGCAACTCAAAAGTCTGATCGAGTTCTCTCGCGCCGTACATGCGGAGATGCATGCGTTGCTGAGCGCTGGAGCCGCTCACGGATCAGAAGTTCTCGGGGGCAAACTCTTCGTGACCACATACCCATGTCACTCATGCGCGAGGCATATCGTCGCTGCGGGTATTGAAGAGGTGTATTTCCTGGAGCCGTACCGGAAAAGTCTTGCGACCAAACTTCATTCTGACGCTATCACTGATCGCGAGACAGACCACGCTAAGGTCCGCATCGTACCGTTTGACGGCGTAGCGCCATCGCGGTTTCTGAAATTCTTCTCGTCGCACGAAACGGGCCGGAAAGACAGCAGCACCGGCGAGATGAAAATACGCGCGGCTTATCCGGTTACCGCAATAACCCTGGAAGCCATTCCAACGCTTGAAGCGCTAGCAGTCCGTGAACTACAATCCTCCGGGACGGATGGCGAAATGCCTTCCGTCTCCGAACGCCTAGCACCTGAAATGGCCGGAAGCGACACCCACCAACCCGAAGGAGGATGA
- a CDS encoding VacJ family lipoprotein: protein MKLRNTVLALAATGLISGCATGPDRKPGDPFEPVNRVVFKFNDGLDTYIAKPVATGYQKVTPQPLRTAVSNFFSNLGDLSNAANALLQLKITDATEDIVRFAFNSTFGLGGLLDWATPAGLPKHHQDFGLTLGHWGVPSGPYLVLPLFGPSTVRDSMGLVVDVKFNPLNYVEPAVRNPLYVLQFVSVRSDLLGATDLLQQAALDKYSFVRDAYTQQRKARLRGSGDNAAPLPNYDDQGDSGASAAPQGTSGGLPNYADPGEAAEAPKGASGAGTAPAAPAGVPNYSDPGETPASGAGGAAPLAPASGTAAVPAPQPAPAGSK from the coding sequence ATGAAGCTGCGTAACACCGTGCTGGCGCTTGCCGCCACCGGTTTGATCTCCGGCTGCGCGACCGGTCCTGACCGCAAGCCCGGCGACCCGTTCGAACCGGTGAACCGGGTCGTGTTCAAGTTCAACGATGGGCTCGACACCTATATCGCGAAGCCCGTCGCAACCGGCTATCAGAAGGTGACGCCGCAGCCGTTGCGCACGGCGGTCAGCAACTTCTTCTCGAACCTCGGCGACCTGAGCAACGCGGCGAACGCGCTGCTGCAGTTGAAGATCACCGATGCGACCGAGGACATCGTCCGCTTCGCGTTCAACTCGACCTTCGGTCTGGGCGGTCTGCTCGATTGGGCGACGCCGGCTGGGTTGCCGAAGCATCATCAGGACTTCGGTCTGACGCTGGGGCATTGGGGCGTGCCGTCGGGTCCGTATCTGGTGCTGCCGCTGTTCGGGCCCAGTACGGTGCGCGACAGCATGGGGCTGGTGGTCGACGTGAAGTTCAATCCGCTGAACTACGTCGAACCGGCGGTGCGCAATCCGCTGTATGTGCTGCAGTTCGTTAGCGTGCGGTCGGATCTGCTGGGCGCGACCGATCTGCTGCAGCAGGCGGCGCTGGATAAGTATTCGTTCGTACGGGATGCTTATACGCAGCAGCGCAAGGCGCGTCTGCGCGGCTCGGGCGATAACGCCGCGCCGTTGCCGAACTATGACGATCAGGGGGATTCGGGGGCATCGGCTGCGCCGCAGGGCACGTCGGGCGGGCTGCCGAATTACGCTGATCCGGGTGAGGCGGCGGAAGCGCCGAAGGGGGCATCAGGGGCGGGTACGGCGCCGGCTGCTCCGGCTGGGGTGCCGAATTATTCGGATCCGGGGGAAACACCGGCGAGTGGGGCGGGCGGGGCGGCGCCCTTGGCGCCGGCCTCGGGCACCGCGGCTGTGCCTGCGCCTCAACCGGCTCCGGCAGGCAGCAAGTAA